The genome window ACATCATACCAAAGCAGTATGATTAGTGAATTTTGAGTTGAGCTTTTGGTATGTAAGAAAGTACGAGTTTGTTTAAAACCgtttttaactgtatattttgttatttattaacagttttatttttatttgaaactttattttgGAATCTGATTTTACCTcaattataatgtttttgttattatttatatatacattgacAGCAGTCTGATATGATATTGTTACACAATATGTCATTATTTAGGACCCTTCTGATAGTATTTGTTTGATAtgcacataaaaacaaaaaaaaaaggatatgggTATGCAACTAAATATAAGTTACATCTAAAGGAAACAGATTTCAATGGATTTAATGAGTACATGTATGCATTAAAATGTGACAGTAGTCTGGTTACAATATACGTTGTGTTAATCATAAcataataaattgtgtaaattataaacacAATATACAGATAAATACAATTACTACAgtctacaaaaaatgttattaacaataactttaaaaaaaacactacataacATTTTTCTCAAGAAAAACAACATAATGTTATGAAACAAAACAATGTATATTTCAACCAGGCAAACAAATGGCATGAATACCAatggttaaattaatattttctacacCTTACAGCAGTATGCATtagaaaatttgatgtatttaacaagaaaaaatgctaatattaataaaactataaaaaattgggGCTCATTAACACATCACTTAAATAGCagtaataaatgttaatgaaaataactaaaattattcatatcacTAATCACATGGTTTAATTCTATCACCAAAATACAAcatgaaaaagatttataattaccCTTAAAAGGGCTCGCTGACGTAATAAcatctgaataacacttttcctTCTCAAATACAGAACAGTTTTTATACCCATCATCATCCCCGAACATATAAATAACGGGCCAACTAACCACATATGTCCTAGATGAGAAAAAATATAGTCATCCGCACCACCTAAAGCTACGATAGTTATAAAAGAACCAAATATTGACAACACAACTGATAAAATAAGATATGAATAAGACGTAAAATCACAATCTCCAAAAGTAGTCGGTTCTGGATACAACTCatccatttgtcactttattttgaaattattagttactttcaacaattatattcattttaatacaaaacgaATCAAAATAAATTGTGTCAAGTATTTTAAAGTAATCAAAGTTAAAAACTAGTACACTATACAGGTTAAGTCAAACAGATGAAAGTTATCAGATTGTGCGACAATCTATTGTTCTTTTGtactatgaaattttataaactccgattatatgtaaaacattttgctgaaaaaatatgtaagaaaatatttgtatcaataacgtaacagataaattaaagtttaagaaGACATGATGCAGAATTAAACATATAGTAGAATTTAGTTCCTTGAAATGAAGTAATGATATTGCTATGGCACTGAAATGCATCCAACTGATTTTGACATCATAAAGAGCAACTTATTCATGAAGGTATTGGGGTGCTGCTGAAATTGTTTTGATTATATGGATTTATCTTAAGTTAATAGTAATGGCGAAAActattctgattttatttgtattttattgttgccTTAATTTAGGTAAGTAGAgttaaattgattattatataatttgtgtatattttattacgtttaatagAAAAACTGGTACTTTATCTAATATTGTTAGTAATCTCATAAAATTTCCatctatttatttaactgttttgaAGTCCTACTAAAGAATGATAGATTGTTAATGTTGTAGTTGTTCGAAAGAACGTACTCTGATATTTCTTCTTTCTGTTTACTTATCAATTTTCATTTCTCTATAAATCCTGTTTGAGATTGGCGTGATATTCGCCTATAAAAAcacttcatttttgttttattaaaaataaacaaaccactTCAACTTACTTTGCTGTTTAACATATTTGTTCTCTATGGTAGAAAATGCGGTACGGTACTCTGAGCTACTGAAGTATTTAAGGTTAACTATTAATTATCATCAGTTTTGTGTTTACGTATTTTCAaggattttatacttttaaaatcgtTATGTTGATACATATAACATTGATTAAAATACATCCCacataacataatgtttatatattcCACATTCTTCCacacaataatttaaaacttataaaaatcatgttaaaacTGGAGCAACTACAGTTCAGTAATAGTAATCTAATCTTTAGACTTTAAAGTAGTCTGTACACCCCAATCCAAATTTATTCATACAATATCCATATAGCATATATTAgcttattaagaatattttacacTTAACTGTATTATTGGTATGTCAAAGAAAGGTATAGCAATTAAGATTTTATAACATGTACCATATATTAAAACTGATGTTTTGGTTTTTAGgatttaaacagtattaaaaagaaaaaaaaatgttatgtttttcttaaagtaaatatgcatttttaattgGTTAGTTTTTATTAGGTTAGGTTACAAAGTGATGTTTTAACATTATTGTATGATtaatgataaacttaaaaaactattgtaattgACAAATAGGAAAGACTATCACTATACatgtacatttaattatatatattgataatcaTGAAAATTAATCATGGACATATTTTTactcaaatttcaatatttagttattggtggggggggggggggtatcgATATATTCTGTTTAATTCTCCATATTTTTCACCTGCCTTTatgtaaactttaataaaatacatgcaTAACCTAGCAAAGAATTTAAATTGCCTCATTTTATAACCATGATTGGTATTGACTGAAAAGAGATGACTTTATATTCTGTTCACCAGTGTTTCAGTAAAACATAtgtgtaaatacattttatgtgtttttgtttatgaataaatgaaaagcACAAGCTTTGagtttatttatgttgtaaataaatcaCGTTTATATATACAGGAAACATTTTTTCCCCTCCCCTTTCTGGGACCACTCATGAAGAACATTATGGCTGGTAAAGGGGAGTGTCATGTCATCAGGCACCTAAATACAGAGTGCCTACCCATATATTGATTCTGCATTTGCCATTGCCCACTGCCTCATTGCGCAGAGGCGCAATTTTTACCCACATGGTCAGGGGCTCCCTAAGCACTCAGCCGCAGACCTTCCGGCACCCTCCAATGTATCATTTCCTGGCAGGACTCTTCATAAATATGTAGCTTATCCATCACCTTCTTAACATAGCTCTCAACCGTTTTAGTATAATGACAAGCACCAGCCGCTGGCGCTTCCATATCTGGGAGAATACACCTTCCATGAGGCAACTGTTGTAAACCTCAATAAAAACCTCCATCTCAGCCCAAATTGCCCTCTTGACCACTGAATTCAGCAGCCAGTCCAGATCTGGTGCCTTAGCCAGAGGTAATTGTGTTGCTGCCTCCAAAAGTTCAGTTAAAATGAAAGGAGGAGGGCTCTACAGAAAACATTCTTAGTCTAGCTTGTATTTCTTTAGCTTACCTCTTCTCCAGATTTTCAGcactattaataataacatatcacCTTTAACATAATAACCATGTGACATCCAATGGCAATTACTTTTTATTGGGTGCccaagaattatctgaacaactttgatgTCATATTAGAAAAAAGGTTATAGTCCTATTAATGATTAACTGGGTTAAATAGGCAAAATAATGGGTTTCCCCTAAGCAAGTACTAGATAGCACAGTGATTGCATTCACAACCACTTATGCCACTTTGATCCAATCCACAGAtgaatattgaaacaaaatcagaaaTGTTTGATGCAGTTTTAAATCGTGTTCCTACAAGTTGGAGCACCGCCAAATTGGGATTTATTAGTGCGTGAATAACAATGTATTGCCACCTTGATCACCTGATATGTGATTTTTGAactccatgtgattttttcttatgggtatttcatcaaggataatatatacaaaactcATCGAGTGAATGTTGATGAGCTTAAAGAGAGGATTGTTAATGCATTCAAACTCATAAATGTGAATATGTTAGAACAGACATGGCATGAAATTGATTAACAGTTTGATATTTTGCGAATTACTTATGGTGCACACATTGAATGTCTttgattacaggtaaaaaaaattttcagttttaatgtttttaaattaatacaacctgtttttatcataataaatagattatttattcaatatcaaagttgttcagataattctcagacaatcagtatatttgttttatgacaaaatgtaattttttaaaaaataattgagttaCCAATAGTGTGATATATTGTAGTTTAGGAATATATAAGTCAATTGTAGGTAATTCTGTTTCtgtggaaattttaatttcttaaagaaGCAGTATGTTGTATTGATTATGTTATATTTAGCTACCAGGGAttgttatttgattataatttttttttttcattatttcagtaaaatgtttatttgtagaaCTTTCAAATGATGCACCAGTTGTCTTAGGAGCCACAGTTAATTTTAGAGCACAACTTCTTGATAGTTATGGACAGAACGTTAGTCCAGATTCATACTTTACTTTTCATTGGATAGATAATGCTATGCCACCTCACAAAGGACaggtatattatataataaagttaataaattatttattacaatattacttaaaaaattgtttaatacccATAAACTTGTATGGCAACAAGGTGGGTAAAGATGATTCACTCATCTTGCAACATTGAGCTACAgatgttttttatctttgttgcttttatttttagcaaatattcATGCTGAGATTTGTTACAGCAGTGTAACAATATGGCTGTTTTCTGAAGTATTTTGTCATCTTGTAACTgcagtttttaatattctgttttttgagaTCTACAtgcacgcgcgtgtgtgtgtatatgtccACATGCATGTATGTGTGTTAAACACTACATTaggtttttttaaactaaaatatattaatttaacaatatagaGTTACTGTTATGTTATTATGTATTCATGTACAACACtctctttacattttttcttttttttaattagtttccatctattcaatttttttttaatgtacttaattATAGGTagttttttacttaatgtttaatacatttaatattttatacattttatagacTGCAGGCTACATTGCTTCGTCAAATTGGAATGCTAGCTATTCAAAACCTGGTATTTATGAAGTTGAGGTTACTGTTTATCTCTCTAATCTTTATAGAAAGAAGCTTATTGCTAGTGCtcgacaattttttaatatttcatgtaagtaTTCTAATCTAtcacttaatatattattttctatattttgaagGAATTGTAACCTCTCATTATAAGGTACCTATTTCAGATACTTATGATGATAGGACGTTAATTGCAGATCTGAACTTCGTAAATTTGGCTGTTGTGATGCAGAAAACCTTCCattagtaatttttgtaagatGTAACAGTATGCAAATTTTTCTACtaccttttaattttacttctgttttctTTACATCTcaaaatgtttgtaaaacaaaacttgttatccttttttataccattttactTATTTGTACAGATTGTAATTTACTATCAGtgtaattgacattttttttccttgaaaaatattttgaatttgcaTTTTAATCTACGTTTGTATTTCATCGAAAGAAATgttcataactatttttttaattctttagcaaagaaattgaaaggttgaaaaaataaagctttaGATTTAATCTTAAAGCatattttctagtaaaaaaaaataattaacttttttttctgctttattttcTTTACCTAAACATTTTCATGGCATAATTAGTTGGCTATGGTTGTACTTGGCAAAGTGTAACTATTATCTCATTCTATTTAAGTAGTTAACATAATCTTGAACATTTTTCTGTCTAAACTGAGTAGAGGTAATGACATTTGTTATGGTGAATTCAGGTATGTTTTTAGAATCTCTCTATAATGTAAGAATTTTGGGTAACACCtgcttaacatttattaaatatttaactaacatACAGAactaacttacataaaaaaatagacgTTAGAATTTTCTGCCAGAGTTTGCCTCAAACATCTAACACTAGTTGACATATGTGTGGGACTCCACTTGCCCTATTATTGCTTTTACATATTAAATGTCCAAATTTAATTCTCTCCACGTTCATCACTGACTGTTTGTAGATCTAGTTGAAAGTAATTCCATTGTGAGCCGAAAAGATGGATTTTCAAAGCATGTTCttgtaaagttttaaaagatctttTGCTATTTGTTCATAGTTATTTGGCTTGTAATTCCCTAAGATGAGTAGCAAACATTCTTAAAGGATTGGTATGGTATTTTTCAGACTTGTTCTATACACATCttgttgatgtttttatttgcaattaGATCTCTTTGAATCCTCCTGAAGGAAGGAAGGATCTCTTTAAGATCTTGGGGAGGTGGTTTGTATACTGATCTTAAGATCAATAGTTCcttagaaactttaaaaaagtgcACATCCAGTTAACTATCGTTGTGAAGCAAATCTTCCTATAGATTATATTTAAGATCAGAATTTTTTTAGCATATCTCATTTCTGTTTGTTGCGAGTGtgtgtattttactttttcaaactaTACGTACTactgtatcaaataaattattttaaaaataattatttaactccAAATACAGCTCAAATAAAAGGTAGAACACTCACTTAACTGtagcattttcagttttttctccaTCAACAGCAGGCcaatttgtatatatgttcttCATTATgcattaaagaatttttgaaatttcatatttgttaaggaatttattttatcttaattctttTAGGCCATACCTTTTGGGTTATcatgtcattttaatttataatattatttgtttatcataACCTACATGTTTCTTTTTCCatcaataaaagaatgaaaagtgtttttaaaaaattatcttcttaatGTAAAGAGGTCTGTATCTGTTATAATACAGAATGAACAATTGAAAATTGTGTGTCTGTATATAAAACGGAACTTATTGTGGTTAATCTTCAACAGATATACTTTATGTcagttcaatttttaattgaaaaaaaagaataatttttttaaataatttgtgataAGTTAAGTggtaatatgtttaatatacataattttatctacCTTGTTCGagatttatgttgaaaaattgttttgtagGTATCAGTAAAATTATGTGGTTTTGCCTTAAATTTGATATAACTAATGgcgtttacatttttatgttacattgcttttggaatatttataatactgactagtaattatacagatttaaagaaaaaacaaatcaaagtgaatttagtttatattaaaagccattttgatgttaaaaattttaaggatATGAAAATATTCAACACATAATAATTGAATCCTAATTTAGATcgaatttttagttattaatataaatagtagTGTGGGGCGGGTCCACTGCCAAATTAATATGGTGTCAATACATGTTGGGGCTGCACATTGCAGGTAACTGTTGCGTGTTATGAAAGATTGAATTGGTATGTGGTCATGTTACTGATGCAATCTTGTTGAAAGATTGAATTTCAACACTTTGTAGAGTGCAATGATGTTAAGGGTATCGCAGTAAAGTAAAAGATTGAATTGTGGAATTTTATGGTTAGTGGTTACTTGAGCTTAATGGGGGATAGTCCAGTGCCAATTTTATAACCATtgcaaataattgttataatagaATTGCAAAGTGTTACCTGTactgtaataaaagtaaagtattgAAATGATGTGATTTATGGTGTGGTTGGCGTTATTGgtaccataataaaaataaattttttttagatgggtGGCGGCGGGGTTATgtgtattgtaataaaagtaaaagatcaAAATGGAATGCTTTATGGTGGGTGGTGACAGATTAATATGATCGACATcagtataataaacaaattgccatatatatatatatatatatatataaataaattaaaatccttaatgaaattattgttttttgtttgtttttttttctggtgtCTAAGGTTAACCATTGTTTtgctattataaatttacaattaaatgttacTCATGCATTCATCAAAATCACTGAATCGATGAATAACATCTATGTATATTTTTGAAGCTTTTAGTTTAtataagtgaatttatttatacaagcattatatttatttaacattgctCAGTATTTTAGTAGGAATCAATTTAAGTtgttaatgcattattttttgtaacaccttctgtatatatactaatatatatttatatatataacttaatgctaatatcagattaaatataacttatagtAGGAAGCAATTATGATCCATCCTGCTATAAAAGATAAGACAAGTCAAAATACATCTGTCAACTGTCCACAACACTCCAAGTGGAGTGTTGTGGACAATTTGTGCTCATAAAATCTGCCCAGTATATGTTTACCCAATCTATTGGTAAGTTCATAAGTGAAGAGTCCATGTTCAGTATGTACAATAACAAATATCTGGTTGCTCCAGTTGAACCGATTATGCTTCTCAAACACTCCTTTTAGTTTACTTTTGTGTATGTGATGGCCAAATTTGAATTTCACTGCTTTTATTGAAGCAGGTCTCTTAGTTTTCGTGTTTAATGCGTACAAGTTCTTCGTTCTTTTCGTTTACAACTTTAAGTTCCATTTCTGTAATGCTATGTTTTGTGTTGtattcattgattaatttatgtAGCAAGTCCAACCATTTATGAGAACCCAGTTCTGGGACTTTCTTCCATATCTTAGTTCTAATAGTGCCATTGAAGTGCTCTATTATAGAGGTTTTCCTCTTGTTGGAATAAGtagaacaataattaatattgtactgttttagcaagttttttgttttagagTTGTGCCATTCTTTTCTGTCATCTATCTGAAAATTATTCATCTTGTACTTTTTCAATATGGGTTTTCACGCTGCAACTTTATTTTGTGCAGTTTTCCTTTTGATGGGTATTATAAACCAAACTTTGAATAACAATTAATCATTGTCATGACATAGCAGTAGACTTTATTCTGTTTTGCATATGGTATCAACTCTGTACAAATCATCTACACTTTTCAGTTACACCCTTCTGGTCAGATAGTTCCTTCTGGCTGGGTGATATTTCTTTTGCTATCTCACTTCTGATTTTGGACATGTCTATAATTTGAGCTTGATGGATAAGTCTACATAAGATATTGGTGGACATGTTACAGTACTAATAAAGATCCACCTGTCATAAAGCAATCCATTTCGATCTTgtacttttattacattacagCTAACTCTTTGCAATTCGATCTTCCATTCCTTTACAGAATTATTTGCAATGTGTTATAAAATTGGCACCAGATCTGCCCCACATTCAGTTCAACTcaccataaaataaaacaattcaatcTTTTACTTTATTGCAGTACCACTTAACATCATCAGCCTCTGTAGCATTGAATTTCAATCTTTTGCAACACGTAACAGTTACCTACAGTGTATGACcattattgcattattaatttGGCACCAGATCTGCCCCACACTACTACTGATATAAGTTGAATTCTTGTCTTAAGTACTTAAGTAACTTAAGTTTGAGTTACTCTCAAAAAGTAACTGCCACTTTTTCTTCTTCCTATTTTTCAAATCAACTTCTTATCAAGATATGGATCAGTAATGTCTATTTTGtcctaatcaaatattttttcattggtttATGAACTTTTTATCCCTTCTTTGGACTCACCGTATAAATTCTGGTAATAGCTGACAATTTTCTCTAAAGAAGCCATTATTTactatctacaaaaaaattttttactgcaGCATAGTTGTGTATTAGCCAATCCAAAATGTTGAATAGTAATGTTTTCATATCATGTAAACAATCCTTGTTTCCTGAACAATTATAGCCTCCTTTCTACTTGTAAGAGGCCTTGAATCTTTGAATAGTGTTATTTGTCATATTTGTCTCTCTGTGGGTAGATCTAGTCATCCCTTTCTCAGTGTATACTATCACCCAATTCCCATGCAATGTTACTAAAATGTTGGTAGAGATAATTAtagttatcaaataatatttttaacttttgataatgaATGAGAATTGTAGTAGCATTTTTATTgcctgtaaatttatttatttattatcatcatcaacaATCCCTTCTTCTCTACCCTAAGTTTTGTGAGTTCCAGACACTCACTGGATTCACATGGTGATCTGTACAGTTATTGTATTCTTTAAATGGGTACTTTCTGGTGGGGATCACTCTAACTATTGCTATATCCAGGGACTGTTTCCCATCCAGTTGTAGTACAAATATTAGCCCTGTGTCTGAAGTGCTTATCAGTTAAGCCACTAGTAAAAAATCTtcttatgattaataaataaattatttttgtacatggtttctaatttctaatttcattattttttgttcaatatttattattcttttcaaaagccaatttattaattataacacattttaaatatatttattatgttgttgGATGTAAAAAATTTTGCCAGTATATTTGCTTTAAGATTGTTGTtgtattacaacattttttattacattattaaaatggaTAACTTGTTAATGTGTTTAATTATAACTTGCatgttataaattgtataatattgacATTTAAGGTAGCGTAATCATAGATGTGGATAATATAATATTCCTGTGAcaactttacttttcttttaagatCCTCTTCTTTCACTTGTAAAATATCTTTCCCTCTTACACCACGAAAATATAGTTGGTACTGACATATCTAGCTAAAGTTTGCTTTGTAGTAATTAAtacgttattttactttttctactaCTCTTccttggtttatttattttttatctttcatcttAGTCTGAAAGATAATTTGATCCTCTTTTTTTCCATCCTTTACAAAAAtagatgatttttgtttttcatttatgcttaaatattttattttattttcctttatttttctcattcatGAGTTCCTTTCTCAACCGTAAATGTGAAATTTGGTATAAAAGACAATTTGAATCACATCCCCttatattttattggtaaaatatgattacaatcagAAGAAAATACCAttatattgtactttttaatttatttaattgttctgtTTGTTTCAGTGATGTTGAATGGTGGCATGATTATTGAACAGAATAACAGTACTGTTGAATTAAGCAGGCCTTTTGTTTCAAGTGCTTCGGTTGTTGAGCACAATATCATATTATCAGAACCTGATGCAAGATATTTAAATACAAGTGCTACTTCTGTTCTTACTTATTGGTTTGTAGATTGTGTATATTATGGTGTGACCAGTAATATGAGTTTTAGTATGAACTACACTGGTCAGGTTGGACAAGAAAAAGCTATTGAAGCTTTTGTTATTGCATCTTATGTTGAACCTACTCTACCTCCAACTACTACTACCCCAATTCCAACAACCATTCCAGTCCCGACATCATCAACATCTACACCTATTACAGTAACGACTCAAATATCACCAAATTCTACTACTTCTGTTCCAGCGACTCAATCAACACCTGTTAAAGCAACAACAGTAGCTACTAATCAGACATCAACTATACCAGCTACAATTTTGAAAACTGATGACAATAAGTCTAATAGTACAAACTCTTCTACAACAGATGATCATCAACAGTTTattcctaatttattaaaaaatgttactcttGTTCCtggtaaaaattattctaatgacCGTAACTTTCCATACATATGTTCAGTTAATTCCTCAATTATTCCTCCAGGAGGGGATGAAACGTatggttattttaaaagaaaaattcaaattagagGTAAAGTACAtaccattcttttttattcttaattataaaaatataattgtatttctaATCAGACTTCCATAAACTAAGTTTTATAGTACTCATGAATTTCAACAGGATCATTGAAAGATTTATTGTATATAACTTGATTATCCAGTTATAAGGTTTATCCAGATCATAAGAccaatgtttaattatatagagataatataattttaggtaCTTGTATATACGTATTAGTAGACAGGAATTATTCCTGTTGATGATACATTCTAtgctaataaaaacaaagttcaGTAAATAGTGTTATTgcagtcaaaataatttttttttagttttttcagcgtatgtttttcttaatattgttttaactctggtttttaatatttatgtagtttGGTATAT of Lycorma delicatula isolate Av1 chromosome 9, ASM4794821v1, whole genome shotgun sequence contains these proteins:
- the LOC142330269 gene encoding uncharacterized protein LOC142330269, whose amino-acid sequence is MDELYPEPTTFGDCDFTSYSYLILSVVLSIFGSFITIVALGGADDYIFSHLGHMWLVGPLFICSGMMMGIKTVLYLRRKSVIQMLLRQRALLRGLQEMAHQSRSQSGPCIVRNSSTLTLPPSYDLLMGAVGGLGGPSEAPPPSYEEAMFLIDEKLKTVLDCNASHSLSNPEDLRHKENE
- the LOC142330268 gene encoding uncharacterized protein LOC142330268, with protein sequence MAKTILILFVFYCCLNLVKCLFVELSNDAPVVLGATVNFRAQLLDSYGQNVSPDSYFTFHWIDNAMPPHKGQTAGYIASSNWNASYSKPGIYEVEVTVYLSNLYRKKLIASARQFFNISLMLNGGMIIEQNNSTVELSRPFVSSASVVEHNIILSEPDARYLNTSATSVLTYWFVDCVYYGVTSNMSFSMNYTGQVGQEKAIEAFVIASYVEPTLPPTTTTPIPTTIPVPTSSTSTPITVTTQISPNSTTSVPATQSTPVKATTVATNQTSTIPATILKTDDNKSNSTNSSTTDDHQQFIPNLLKNVTLVPGKNYSNDRNFPYICSVNSSIIPPGGDETYGYFKRKIQIRDPVQNVSFIGTNWLKQGDMLNLGVSCNGSGPFSKCVQMYPGEYHVIGNETCDNERFLSECKFSIVHYFKKAETYTLVIIVSNEVSKTITPVAVNIYEVTKHPQLSVIIVPVACSAVAVILIVFGIAYYIQSRNRYTVEVADFDFAQTTDMEYKTFSERLKEAMSNAVNRTQDYVEEGNVWSPSRKYGSMQ